The DNA segment ACCGCGCTCTTCGATCCCCGTCGAGCAAAAAGGCCACGGACGGACTTTTTGCGATTCGATCAAACATGACGGCTTCGCAAGAAGCCGGCATTCGCGACCAGGACGGTCGCGCAAATCCGGAGGTTGCGGATGCAACCGACGGATTTGTGAGGGGATCGAAGACCGCGCTCTTCGATCCCCGTCGAGCAAAAAGGCCACGGACGGACTTTTTGCGATTCGATCAAACATGACCAGGGAACACCCACCACGCACCGGCATCATCGGCGGCAGCGGCCTCTACGAGATCGACCACTGCCGGGTGGTCGACGTGCTGGAGCTGGAGACCCCTTTCGGCCCGCCGTCGGCGCCGCTCACCCTGGTGGAGATCGACGGTCACGAGGCGCTGTTTCTGCCGCGCCACGGCCGGGGCCACACCATCCCGCCCCACCGGATCAACTACCGAGCCAACATCTATGCCATGAAGCTGGCCGGCGCAGACCAGATCATCTCCATCTCGGCGGTCGGCTCGCTGCGCGAGGGGATCGAGCCGGGCCACTTCGTGGTGGTCGACCAGTTCGTCGACCGCACCCGCGGCCGGGCATCCACCTTCTTCGACGGGCCGATCGTCACCCATGTCTCGATGGCCGATCCCTGCTGTCACGACCTGCGCGACCGCCTGGGCGACGCCTGCAATGCCGCCGGTGTCACCACCCATCCCGAGGGGGCCTATCTGGTGATGGAGGGGCCGCAGTTCTCCACCCGCGCCGAATCGAACCTCTACCGCCAATGGGGGATGGATGTGATCGGCATGACCAACATGCCGGAGGCGAAGCTGGCCCGCGAGGCGGAGCTCTGCTACGCCACGGTGGCGATGAGCACCGACTACGACTGCTGGCACGAAGAGGAGGAGGATGTCTCGGTGACGGCGATCATCGAGGTGATGCGGCGCAACGTGGCCAACGCCAAGGCGATGCTGGGCCACTTCTTCTCCGCCCAACCGGCCGATCGGCTGCACCACTGCGGCTGCGGCTGCAGACGCGCACTCGACGCCGGCCTCTTCGCCGACCTGAGCAAGATCGGGCCGGAGGCGCTCGCCCGGGTGCGGGCGCTGATCGAGCGTAAGCTCGATCCGGAGCAGGTGACGGCGTGATCCGGCTGCTGCCGTTGCTGACGGCCGCACTGCTCGCCGGCTGTGCTGCCACGCACGAGCAGCAGATGGAGAAGGCGGCCCGGGAAGGGGAGCTCCACTACGAGATGGGGGTCAACGCGTTGCGCAGCGGCGACATTCCGGTCGCCTTCCGTGAGCTGATGCGGGCGCAGAAGCTCCGCCCGGACGACGCCGAGGTGACCGCCGCCCTGGCCCTGGCCTGGCGGCTACGCGGCGACCTGCACAAGGCGGAAGCGCTCTACCGCAAGGCACTGGCCATCAAGCCGACGCCTGCGATGCACAACAACTTCGGCAATCTGCTGCTGCAGATGGGGCGTCCCGCCGAGGCCGAGCGTCAGTTCCGCATCGCGCTCGACGATCCGCGCTACACCCGACAGGATCTCGCCTTCATCAACCTGGGCGATGCGCTCGCCGCCCAGGGACGCTACGACGCGGCGATCGCCGCCTACCGCAAGGCGCGGATCATCAACCCCCACCAGCACACATCGCGGCTGCGCGAGGCCGAGGCATTCCTGGCCAGCAAGCGCAAGCCCTATGCGGTGGCGCTGCTGCTCACCATGCTGCGCGCCGACCCCGCCGACCGGGAGGCGCTGCAGATGGTGCTGCCGTTGCTCGGGGCGGAGCAGCGCCCCGAGGCGGAACGGCTGCTGCGCCGCTTCATCGAGGCCGCCACCAACGAGGCCGACCGCGCCTGGGCGAAGGCACAACTGCGATGAGCACCCCGTCACCCGCCAACGAACCGCAACAGCAGCGCGATCCGGAGACGCTGCGCCAGACCTTGATCGGCGAGGCCGGCCGCCGCCTGCGCCGGGCGCGTGAGGAGCAGGGACGCACCATCGCCGAGATCTCCGAGGCGATCAAGCTGAGCCCGCGCCAGATCGAGGCGCTGGAGGCGGGCGACTGGGAGTCGCTGCCCGGGCCGGTCTTCGCCCTCTCCTTCCTGCGGCAGTACGCCGACGCGCTCGGTGTCGACGTCACCGAGATGGTGCAACAGCTCAAGTCCGACGACTTCGCCTTCCGTCAGCCGCTCACCTTCCCCGATCCGGCGATCGCCCCCAACCGCAAGTGGGCCATCGCCTCCGGCATCCTCTTCCTGCTGCTACTCCTCGTGTGGAACCTGACCGGTGATCGGGAGGAGGCGCCGCCGCCACCGCCGCCACCACCGGTGGCGCAGGAGCAGACGGCGCCACCCCCCGCACACGAGCCGCCGACCCCATCGACGCCCCCCTCCCCCATAGCCGAACCGGCACGGAAGCCGGCGGCGGAACAAGGGGCGAGCGACACCACTCCGGCTGCCGCCGCAACGGAGTCCACCCCGCCGCAGCCGGCTGCCGCCGCAGCACCCCGCCCCCCGACGATCGATCCGACCACTCCGGCGACGGCACCGGCGCGACCCGGCGCACGAAGGCCGCAGAGGGGAGGGAAAGACGGCGCGGCTCCACCCGCGGAGCTGCATCGCTTCCGTTTCACCGCAGGCGACGGCCGCGTCTGGCTGCGCATCGAGCGGGAGCGCCCCGACGGCGGCCGCATCCGACTGCGTGAGGTGATCCTCCGTCCCCACCACTCCCTCTCGCTGCAGCTCGATACGGCACGGCTGCTCATCAGCACCGGCAATGCCGGCGTGCTCCGGATCGAGGTGGACGGCGCCACCCGCTACGACTTCGGCACCATCGGCCGCGTGGGGGCGGTCGTCCGCCACCTGCAGGTCACCGCACCGGCGGGAAAGCAGAAACAGGAGAAAGGCGCGGCGGAGGCGAAGAGCCGGTAGCGATCGCGCCGTCTCGTCGCTACGCTGCGCACCCCATGAGCGACGCCACATCCCGGATCCGCTTCGTCTTCGTCACCGGCGGCGTGGTCTCCTCGCTCGGCAAGGGGATCGCCGCCGCCTCGCTGGCCGCGCTGTTCGAGGCGCGCGGCATCAAGGTGACGATGCAGAAGCTCGACCCCTACATCAACGTCGATCCCGGCACGATGAGCCCCTATCAGCACGGCGAGGTCTTCGTCACCGACGACGGTGCCGAAACCGACCTCGATCTGGGCCACTACGAGCGGTTCAGCCACATCACCACCGGACGCCACTCCAACTACACCACCGGCCGTATCTACGAGTCGGTCATCCGGCGGGAGCGGCGCGGCGACTACCTCGGCGCCACAGTGCAGGTGATCCCGCACATCACCGACGCCATCAAACAGGCCATCCTCTCGCTCGACGACGGCGAGGCGCAGATCGCGCTGGTCGAGATCGGCGGCACCGTCGGCGACATCGAATCGCAGCCCTTTCTCGAGGCGATCCGCCAACTGCGGTTCGATCTGGGGCGCGAACGCACCGCCTTCCTCCACCTGACACTGGTCCCCTACATCGCCTCCGCCGGCGAGATCAAGACCAAACCGACACAGCACTCGGTGCAGAAGTTGCGCGAGATCGGCATCCAGCCCGACGTGCTGCTCTGCCGCTCCGACCACCCGATCCCCAAGGCGCAGCGCGACAAGATCGCCCTCTTCTGCAACGTGGCGCGCGAGGCGGTGATCGAGGCCCCCGATGTCGACACCATCTACGCCGTCCCCAGCGCGCTCCACGCCGGCGGGCTGGGCAAGGTACTGCTCACCCACCTGGGCATGGAGCCGACCGAGCCCGACCTCACCGTCTGGCACGAGATCTGCCACCGCATCCGCAACCCCAAACGGCGTGTGCGCATCGCCATGGTGGGCAAGTACACCCGGCTGCCCGACGCCTACAAATCGATCAACGAGGCGCTCACCCACGGCGGCATCGCTCACGAGGCGCGGGTGGAGATCGACTACATCGACGCCGAGGAGCTGGAGTGCAACGGATGCGGCCGACTGGAGCAGGTTGACGCCATTCTGGTTCCGGGCGGCTTCGGCGAACGGGGCACCGAGGGGAAGATCGCCGCCATCCATTTCGCCCGCACGCGCAAGGTGCCCTACCTCGGCATCTGCCTCGGCATGCAGTTGGCGGTGGTGGAGTTCGCCCGCAACGTCGCCGGCATCGCCGGGGCGACCAGCAGCGAGTTCGACCCCTGCGCGGAACATCCGGTGATCGCGCTGATGACCGAGTGGGAGCAGGAGGGGACCCGCATCCACCGCAGCGCCGACGGCGACCTCGGCGGCACCATGCGGCTGGGCGGCTACCCCTGCCGCCTCAAACCCGGCAGCCGGGCGGCGGAGGCCTACGGCTGCAGCGAGGTGCGGGAGCGCCACCGCCACCGCTACGAGTTCAACGACAACTACCGCGACCGGCTGGAGCAGGCCGGCCTGGTCGTCGCCGGCACCCTGCCCGACGACTCGCTGGTCGAGATCGTCGAGATCGCCGACCATCCCTGGTTCGTTGCCTGCCAGTTCCACCCCGAGTTCCGCTCCCGCCCCTACGCTCCCCATCCCCTCTTTGCCGCCTTCGTCGGCGCCGGCCTGAGCCGACAGGCCGCATGAGCGGAACGCACGTGGTTACGGTTGCCGGTTGCGCCATCGGCAACGACCGCCCCGTCGTGCTGATCGCCGGCCCGTGCGTCATCGAGGGAGAGGCGTTCACCCTGCGCACGGCGGAAGCGATCGCGCGGATCGCCCGCCGCGCCGGCGTGCCGCTGATCTTCAAATCGAGCTTCGACAAGGCCAACCGCACCAGCGGCAGCAGCTTCCGCGGCCCCGGCCTCGACGAAGGGCTGCGCATCCTGGGGCGGGTGCGCGCCGAGCTCGGCCTGCCGGTGGTCACCGACGTCCACACCCCGGAGCAGGCCCGCGCCGCCGCCGAGGTGGTCGATCTGCTGCAGACACCGGCCTTCCTCTGCCGCCAGACCGACTTCATCACCGCCGTCGCCGCCACGGGGAGACCGGTCAACATCAAGAAGGGGCAGTTCCTCGCGCCGGAGGATATGCGCCACGTGCTGGAGAAGGCACGATCCACCGGCAACGAGGCGCTCCTGCTGTGCGAACGTGGGAGCTGTTTCGGCTATCACGACCTGGTCAGCGACATGCGCTCGCTGATGATCATGCGCGATTTCGGCGCGCCGCTGGTCTTCGACGCCACCCACTCGGTGCAGCGCCCGGGCGGACTGGGCGGGGCCAGCGGCGGCAACCGCGCCTTCGTCCCGGGGCTGGCGCGGGCGGCGGTGGCGGTGGGCATCGCCGCCCTCTTCATGGAGGTCCATCCCGACCCCGACCGGGCGAAGTCCGACGGCCCCAACTCGCTGCCGCTCTCCGGGCTCGAGGCGCTGCTCGCCCGGATCAAGGCCATCGATCACATCGTCAAGTCACAGGAGAACCCAGACCCATGAGCACCATCAGCACCATCCACGGCCGTGAGATCTTTGATTCGCGCGGCAACCCGACCGTCGAGGTCGACGTGCGGCTGGCCGACGGCTCCTTCGGCCGTGCCGCCGTCCCCAGCGGCGCCTCCACCGGCACCCGTGAGGCGGTGGAACTGCGCGACGGCGGCGGCCGCCTGAACGGCAAGGGGGTTCGACGCGCCGTATCCCACGTCAACAACGAGCTGGCACAGGCCCTCTGCGGCATGGAGGCGGAAGAGCAGAAGGCGATCGACCAGGCGATGATCGCCCTCGACGGCACACCCAACAAAGGGCGCCTCGGCGCCAACGCCATCCTCGGTGTCTCGCTGGCGGTGGCGCGCGCGGCGGCGGCCGGGCGGGGGGTGCCGCTCTACCGCTACCTCGGCGGTGAGGAGGCCACACTGCTGCCCGTCCCCTGCATGAACGTGCTCAACGGC comes from the Zetaproteobacteria bacterium genome and includes:
- the mtnP gene encoding S-methyl-5'-thioadenosine phosphorylase codes for the protein MTREHPPRTGIIGGSGLYEIDHCRVVDVLELETPFGPPSAPLTLVEIDGHEALFLPRHGRGHTIPPHRINYRANIYAMKLAGADQIISISAVGSLREGIEPGHFVVVDQFVDRTRGRASTFFDGPIVTHVSMADPCCHDLRDRLGDACNAAGVTTHPEGAYLVMEGPQFSTRAESNLYRQWGMDVIGMTNMPEAKLAREAELCYATVAMSTDYDCWHEEEEDVSVTAIIEVMRRNVANAKAMLGHFFSAQPADRLHHCGCGCRRALDAGLFADLSKIGPEALARVRALIERKLDPEQVTA
- a CDS encoding tetratricopeptide repeat protein is translated as MIRLLPLLTAALLAGCAATHEQQMEKAAREGELHYEMGVNALRSGDIPVAFRELMRAQKLRPDDAEVTAALALAWRLRGDLHKAEALYRKALAIKPTPAMHNNFGNLLLQMGRPAEAERQFRIALDDPRYTRQDLAFINLGDALAAQGRYDAAIAAYRKARIINPHQHTSRLREAEAFLASKRKPYAVALLLTMLRADPADREALQMVLPLLGAEQRPEAERLLRRFIEAATNEADRAWAKAQLR
- a CDS encoding helix-turn-helix domain-containing protein, with product MSTPSPANEPQQQRDPETLRQTLIGEAGRRLRRAREEQGRTIAEISEAIKLSPRQIEALEAGDWESLPGPVFALSFLRQYADALGVDVTEMVQQLKSDDFAFRQPLTFPDPAIAPNRKWAIASGILFLLLLLVWNLTGDREEAPPPPPPPPVAQEQTAPPPAHEPPTPSTPPSPIAEPARKPAAEQGASDTTPAAAATESTPPQPAAAAAPRPPTIDPTTPATAPARPGARRPQRGGKDGAAPPAELHRFRFTAGDGRVWLRIERERPDGGRIRLREVILRPHHSLSLQLDTARLLISTGNAGVLRIEVDGATRYDFGTIGRVGAVVRHLQVTAPAGKQKQEKGAAEAKSR
- a CDS encoding CTP synthase; amino-acid sequence: MSDATSRIRFVFVTGGVVSSLGKGIAAASLAALFEARGIKVTMQKLDPYINVDPGTMSPYQHGEVFVTDDGAETDLDLGHYERFSHITTGRHSNYTTGRIYESVIRRERRGDYLGATVQVIPHITDAIKQAILSLDDGEAQIALVEIGGTVGDIESQPFLEAIRQLRFDLGRERTAFLHLTLVPYIASAGEIKTKPTQHSVQKLREIGIQPDVLLCRSDHPIPKAQRDKIALFCNVAREAVIEAPDVDTIYAVPSALHAGGLGKVLLTHLGMEPTEPDLTVWHEICHRIRNPKRRVRIAMVGKYTRLPDAYKSINEALTHGGIAHEARVEIDYIDAEELECNGCGRLEQVDAILVPGGFGERGTEGKIAAIHFARTRKVPYLGICLGMQLAVVEFARNVAGIAGATSSEFDPCAEHPVIALMTEWEQEGTRIHRSADGDLGGTMRLGGYPCRLKPGSRAAEAYGCSEVRERHRHRYEFNDNYRDRLEQAGLVVAGTLPDDSLVEIVEIADHPWFVACQFHPEFRSRPYAPHPLFAAFVGAGLSRQAA
- a CDS encoding 3-deoxy-8-phosphooctulonate synthase translates to MSGTHVVTVAGCAIGNDRPVVLIAGPCVIEGEAFTLRTAEAIARIARRAGVPLIFKSSFDKANRTSGSSFRGPGLDEGLRILGRVRAELGLPVVTDVHTPEQARAAAEVVDLLQTPAFLCRQTDFITAVAATGRPVNIKKGQFLAPEDMRHVLEKARSTGNEALLLCERGSCFGYHDLVSDMRSLMIMRDFGAPLVFDATHSVQRPGGLGGASGGNRAFVPGLARAAVAVGIAALFMEVHPDPDRAKSDGPNSLPLSGLEALLARIKAIDHIVKSQENPDP